One Alicyclobacillus vulcanalis genomic region harbors:
- a CDS encoding YdcF family protein produces MLLMVKLFESLALPPGLFAGLSLLLAMLLARRHRGFAVALAAVALSFAALCTTAVGNALLAPLERLYAPAAHPKGDAIVVLGAGFSADTPDFADPTQTTGALYGDSAERVLAALALYRTLHLPIILSGGPLVQAGGRSYAFAYIAARDLALLGVPLRDLYVDPTSRTTEENAEHTALLLRRLHRAHPILVTSAYQMARAVMDFRREDISVVPYPVGYVANRIAASPGYAWLPTQAGLDESCTALHEDLGLLAARLHLHG; encoded by the coding sequence ATGCTGTTGATGGTGAAGCTATTCGAGAGCCTCGCGCTTCCGCCGGGCCTCTTCGCCGGTCTCTCCCTTCTCCTTGCCATGCTCCTCGCCCGCCGTCACCGCGGATTTGCCGTCGCGTTGGCCGCCGTCGCGCTCTCCTTTGCGGCCCTGTGCACCACCGCCGTGGGCAACGCGCTCCTCGCCCCTCTCGAACGCTTGTACGCGCCCGCCGCGCATCCCAAGGGCGACGCGATCGTCGTCCTCGGCGCGGGTTTTTCCGCCGACACGCCCGATTTCGCCGACCCCACGCAGACCACGGGGGCGCTCTACGGCGATTCGGCCGAGCGCGTGCTTGCCGCTCTGGCCCTGTACAGAACACTGCACTTGCCCATCATCCTGTCAGGCGGTCCCCTTGTGCAAGCGGGCGGGAGATCGTACGCTTTCGCCTACATTGCCGCGCGCGATCTCGCCTTACTCGGCGTCCCCCTCCGCGATCTGTACGTCGATCCGACCAGCCGGACCACGGAGGAGAACGCCGAACACACCGCGCTCCTTCTCCGCCGCCTGCATCGTGCGCACCCCATCCTCGTCACGTCGGCCTATCAGATGGCGCGCGCGGTGATGGACTTCAGGCGCGAAGACATCTCCGTCGTCCCCTATCCTGTCGGCTACGTGGCCAACCGCATCGCGGCGTCCCCGGGCTACGCGTGGCTGCCCACGCAGGCCGGCCTCGACGAGAGCTGTACCGCATTGCACGAAGATCTCGGCCTCCTCGCCGCGCGCCTACACCTCCACGGCTAA
- the msrB gene encoding peptide-methionine (R)-S-oxide reductase MsrB codes for MSESQRKWTEDELRKRLTPLQYAVTQENATEPPFRNEYWNHHEEGLYVDIVSGEPLFSSRDKFDSGCGWPSFTKPIAEDALVERLDLSHGMIRTEVRSRDADSHLGHVFPDGPADKGGLRYCINSAALRFIPKKDLEKEGYGEYLKLFEDDEA; via the coding sequence ATGAGCGAATCTCAGCGCAAGTGGACGGAAGATGAGCTGCGAAAACGCCTCACCCCGCTTCAGTACGCCGTCACCCAGGAAAACGCGACCGAACCGCCTTTTCGCAACGAATATTGGAACCACCACGAGGAAGGCCTGTACGTCGACATCGTCTCAGGAGAACCGCTCTTTTCCTCTCGGGACAAGTTTGACTCGGGCTGCGGCTGGCCGAGCTTCACCAAGCCCATTGCTGAGGACGCCCTGGTGGAGCGGTTGGACCTGAGCCACGGCATGATCCGCACCGAAGTCCGCAGCCGGGACGCGGACTCCCATCTGGGTCACGTCTTTCCGGACGGCCCCGCCGACAAGGGCGGCCTTCGCTACTGCATCAATTCGGCGGCGCTGCGGTTCATCCCGAAGAAGGACCTCGAAAAAGAGGGGTACGGCGAGTATCTGAAGCTGTTTGAGGACGACGAGGCCTGA
- a CDS encoding DUF1641 domain-containing protein, translating to MSETQQMQETLDVSDILLDPSVQRSLNNVLERLPHIAKLVEALTADERTLESLTAIVEHLPQLAKLVYLVSRVSQAVEDVITDGDSLEGFGQLAKQMAEPAVGPAKKLLDAYKVAKERAEHDTTTFSVFSLLKLLKEPVVQKNLRIVSAMLEELSKDESHGHH from the coding sequence GTGAGTGAAACGCAACAGATGCAAGAGACGCTGGATGTGTCCGACATTCTGCTGGATCCGTCGGTTCAACGCTCGTTGAACAACGTCCTCGAGCGCTTGCCGCACATCGCCAAGCTGGTGGAGGCGCTGACGGCGGACGAGCGCACGCTGGAAAGCCTGACGGCCATCGTCGAACACCTTCCTCAACTGGCAAAGTTGGTGTACCTCGTGAGCCGCGTGTCCCAGGCCGTCGAGGACGTCATCACCGACGGCGACTCGCTCGAAGGATTTGGCCAACTCGCCAAGCAGATGGCAGAGCCCGCGGTGGGCCCCGCCAAAAAACTGTTGGACGCATACAAGGTGGCGAAAGAGCGCGCCGAGCACGATACGACCACGTTCAGCGTGTTCAGCCTGCTGAAGCTCTTGAAGGAGCCCGTGGTGCAGAAGAATCTCCGCATCGTCTCCGCGATGCTCGAGGAGCTCAGCAAGGACGAGTCTCACGGCCACCACTGA
- a CDS encoding helix-turn-helix transcriptional regulator produces the protein MSGEHRESRGAAAWVLGAGFAEHDTPFVQNVQQGLDCYLFRLQLDGHAVVTTSGASMVVEAGDLLLFPAGEPYELRIEPDDGDRPGEHLSTDLYLFCGGPWIEQWWRDRPRKRHLRLALHENCVYLWRQLIEEHRRPGKPDEELCDYLLRALCLTFDKYGYDPKRATPVPIAAERIRAYIERHAAEDLSLSDIAAAVGLSVSRVVHIFKEAYGQTVVQYLQSVRLQMACDRMRFSTLNLEEIADRCGFHSYSYFYRVFRQKYGISPREFRQRAT, from the coding sequence ATGTCAGGGGAGCATCGCGAGAGTCGGGGGGCCGCGGCCTGGGTTCTCGGCGCAGGATTCGCGGAGCACGACACACCGTTTGTTCAGAACGTGCAACAGGGTCTCGATTGCTATCTCTTTCGCCTGCAGCTCGACGGGCACGCTGTCGTCACGACCTCCGGCGCGTCTATGGTGGTCGAAGCAGGGGACCTGCTCCTCTTTCCCGCCGGAGAACCCTACGAACTGCGCATTGAACCGGACGACGGCGATCGCCCTGGTGAGCATCTGTCGACCGATCTCTATCTGTTCTGCGGCGGACCGTGGATCGAACAGTGGTGGCGGGATCGCCCAAGAAAGCGCCACCTTCGCCTCGCACTGCACGAAAACTGCGTGTATCTGTGGCGACAGCTCATCGAGGAGCACAGGCGGCCTGGGAAACCCGATGAGGAGCTCTGCGACTATTTGCTGCGGGCGCTTTGCCTGACGTTTGACAAGTACGGCTACGATCCGAAGCGCGCCACACCCGTTCCCATCGCGGCCGAGCGCATACGGGCCTATATTGAGCGCCACGCGGCCGAGGATCTGTCCCTGTCGGACATCGCAGCGGCTGTCGGTCTGTCCGTCTCGCGCGTCGTGCACATCTTCAAGGAGGCGTACGGCCAGACCGTCGTGCAGTACCTGCAGAGCGTGCGGCTCCAGATGGCGTGCGACCGGATGCGATTCAGCACCCTGAACCTTGAGGAAATCGCGGACCGCTGCGGCTTTCATTCCTATTCCTATTTCTACCGTGTATTTCGCCAGAAGTACGGCATCTCGCCTCGCGAGTTCCGGCAGCGTGCCACCTGA
- a CDS encoding ABC transporter ATP-binding protein has translation MYRRLSRFYRPYLPLLWVSFGFLICTALLQLAYPYLLKAIVNRVILGHQEKLLLPLASAILAASLVKGVCTFTQAYLAQVFGARTAFDLRNELYRTLNHLPFRYYDEIHTGDLMSRLTADLDAFRMFFAFGINNLINLFLTIVFSIGMMLTLDVRLALLLSIVIPVLAATAIRFDKRMGPVFLTIRQTLGKLNSGVQETLMGVRTVKSFAREAHEIDKFRQRNQAYYDANIRATRLWRSFFPFIELTGNLGVVLILLVGGWLVISGHMNLGDLVAFLSLIWYMIWPMSQLGFFLNNWTQATAAGQRLLEILDEQDDLDDSREQRDGPVQGLVEFRNVSVKLGGEYVLKDITFTARPGQTIGIVGLTGSGKSTLVSLIPRFRDVDEGEVRVDGVDVREWKRESLRRQVGFVFQEAFLFSTTLFANIAYGRPDAELQAVQEAAEIADADEFIERLPDGYLTLVGERGLGLSGGQRQRVSIARALVPEPSILILDDATSAVDMETEEAIQRRLAARAGSATTFLIAQRLNAVKGADEILVLDGGRIVERGRHQELLDRGGLYRQIYDMQFRDLEALRHIADPCMAEGER, from the coding sequence GTGTATCGACGATTATCTCGCTTTTATCGGCCGTACCTGCCGCTTTTGTGGGTGAGCTTCGGCTTTCTGATTTGCACGGCGCTTCTGCAGCTCGCCTATCCTTATCTGCTCAAGGCCATCGTCAACCGCGTGATTCTCGGCCATCAAGAGAAACTGCTTTTGCCGCTCGCATCCGCCATCCTCGCGGCATCCCTGGTCAAGGGCGTCTGCACCTTCACCCAGGCGTATCTCGCGCAGGTGTTTGGGGCGCGCACCGCGTTCGATCTGCGCAACGAGCTGTACCGGACGCTCAACCACCTGCCGTTTCGATACTACGACGAAATTCACACGGGCGATCTCATGTCTCGCCTCACGGCCGATCTCGACGCGTTCCGCATGTTTTTTGCGTTCGGCATCAACAACCTGATCAACTTGTTTTTGACCATCGTCTTCAGCATCGGCATGATGCTCACGCTCGACGTCCGGCTTGCGCTGCTTTTGTCCATCGTCATTCCGGTGCTCGCCGCGACCGCCATCCGCTTTGACAAGCGGATGGGCCCCGTCTTCCTGACCATCCGCCAGACGCTCGGCAAGTTGAATTCCGGGGTCCAGGAGACCTTGATGGGCGTGCGGACCGTCAAGTCCTTCGCCCGCGAAGCCCACGAAATCGACAAGTTCCGCCAACGCAACCAAGCCTACTACGACGCCAACATTCGCGCGACGCGGCTGTGGCGGTCGTTTTTCCCGTTCATTGAGCTGACTGGCAACCTCGGCGTCGTGCTCATCCTTCTCGTCGGCGGTTGGCTCGTGATCTCCGGCCACATGAATCTCGGCGATCTCGTCGCCTTTCTGTCCCTCATCTGGTACATGATCTGGCCCATGTCCCAGCTCGGCTTCTTCCTGAACAACTGGACCCAGGCGACAGCTGCCGGCCAGCGGCTGCTCGAGATCCTCGACGAACAAGACGATCTCGACGATTCCCGCGAACAACGGGACGGACCCGTGCAAGGTCTGGTCGAGTTTCGCAACGTCAGCGTAAAACTCGGCGGCGAGTACGTGCTGAAAGACATCACGTTCACCGCGAGGCCCGGTCAAACCATTGGAATTGTGGGCCTGACGGGAAGTGGTAAGTCCACGCTCGTGTCCCTCATCCCGCGCTTCCGCGACGTCGACGAAGGCGAGGTGCGCGTGGACGGCGTTGACGTCCGGGAGTGGAAGCGCGAGTCGCTCAGGCGTCAGGTGGGCTTCGTCTTTCAGGAGGCGTTTCTCTTTTCCACGACGCTCTTCGCCAACATCGCCTACGGGCGCCCGGACGCAGAGTTGCAAGCGGTGCAAGAAGCGGCCGAGATCGCCGACGCAGACGAGTTCATCGAGCGCCTGCCTGACGGCTACCTCACGCTCGTCGGGGAGCGGGGGCTTGGCCTCTCCGGCGGCCAGCGCCAGCGGGTCTCCATCGCTCGCGCGCTCGTGCCGGAACCGAGCATTCTCATCCTCGACGACGCAACCAGCGCCGTCGACATGGAGACGGAGGAGGCCATTCAAAGGCGCCTCGCGGCTCGGGCAGGGAGCGCCACGACGTTTCTCATCGCGCAGCGGTTGAACGCCGTCAAGGGCGCCGATGAAATCCTCGTCCTCGACGGCGGCCGCATCGTCGAGCGCGGCCGGCATCAGGAGTTGCTCGATCGCGGCGGGCTGTACCGCCAGATTTACGACATGCAGTTTCGCGATCTCGAGGCGCTTCGCCACATCGCGGACCCCTGCATGGCGGAAGGAGAGCGTTAA
- a CDS encoding ABC transporter ATP-binding protein: MARQSAFRSGEEGLLRAPFIYRDDEALEKKLQLSLILRLASYMRPYPRLIAFALLATGGNLVVTLLAPYLVGRAVDALVGRGHAHVLLGYAAALVALYLMNFLASFFRIDLTNRLGQRVIQRLRDELFVHVQGLSADFFDARPAGSILVRILNDVNSLQDLFTNGVINSITNVFTLIGIIAIMFSLNWQLATVTLVVVPFMFMLSLRLTVQIRRAWQQVRLRLSRLNAHLAEAIQGMRVTTAYVRADENQRFFEEMNRDYMRTFLRAQRFSIPFGPLVDLTGALGSALLFWYGVHLVHTGVVTVGLLVAFANYLGSFWTPISQLGQLYNQILVAMASSERIFQYLDTRPTVADQGVVRELPPVRGHVEFRHVTFAYQADRPAIEDISFVARPGETIALVGHTGAGKSTVVNLLARFYDPTSGEIRIDGHDLRSVSLASVRRQMGMVLQDTFLFSGTLMDNIRYGRPDATDEEVIAAAKAVYADEFIRRFPDGYFTEVQERGARLSQGQRQLISFARAILADPRILILDEATASIDTYTEHLIQRALRVLLEGRTSFVVAHRLSTIRESDQILVFDGGRIVERGRHDDLMRRRGFYYKLVQAQYRSMMSEG; this comes from the coding sequence ATGGCACGGCAATCGGCTTTTCGCAGCGGTGAAGAGGGGCTTTTGCGCGCGCCGTTCATTTATCGGGACGATGAGGCGCTCGAGAAAAAGCTGCAGCTTTCGCTCATCCTCCGCCTCGCGTCGTACATGCGGCCGTATCCCCGCCTCATCGCGTTTGCTCTTCTTGCGACAGGCGGAAACCTTGTCGTCACCCTGCTCGCGCCCTACCTCGTCGGGCGTGCCGTGGACGCGCTCGTCGGGCGGGGGCATGCGCACGTCTTGCTCGGCTACGCCGCGGCCCTCGTGGCGCTATACCTCATGAATTTTCTGGCGTCCTTTTTCCGGATTGACCTGACGAATCGGCTCGGCCAACGGGTGATTCAGCGGCTGCGCGACGAGCTGTTCGTCCATGTACAGGGACTGTCGGCCGACTTCTTCGACGCGCGCCCAGCGGGCTCCATCTTGGTGCGCATCCTCAACGACGTCAACTCGCTCCAGGACTTGTTTACCAACGGCGTCATCAACTCCATCACCAACGTCTTCACGCTCATCGGCATCATCGCCATCATGTTTTCGCTCAACTGGCAACTCGCGACGGTCACCCTGGTCGTCGTGCCGTTCATGTTCATGCTCTCGCTGCGCCTGACCGTTCAAATCCGCCGGGCTTGGCAGCAGGTCCGCCTGCGTCTGAGCCGCTTGAACGCCCACCTGGCGGAGGCCATTCAAGGGATGCGGGTCACGACGGCGTACGTTCGAGCGGATGAGAACCAGCGGTTTTTCGAGGAGATGAACCGCGATTATATGCGCACGTTTCTGCGCGCGCAGCGATTCAGTATCCCGTTCGGACCGCTGGTGGATCTCACGGGCGCTCTGGGCTCCGCGCTTCTCTTTTGGTATGGGGTTCACCTCGTGCACACCGGGGTCGTCACGGTGGGGCTGCTCGTCGCTTTCGCCAACTACCTAGGAAGCTTCTGGACACCCATCAGCCAGCTCGGGCAGCTGTACAATCAGATCCTTGTCGCCATGGCTTCTTCGGAGCGGATTTTTCAGTACCTGGATACGCGCCCGACCGTCGCCGATCAGGGCGTCGTGCGCGAACTCCCGCCCGTTCGCGGGCACGTGGAGTTCCGGCACGTGACGTTCGCCTATCAGGCGGATCGGCCTGCCATTGAAGACATCTCGTTCGTCGCCCGCCCCGGCGAGACCATCGCGCTCGTGGGCCACACGGGCGCCGGCAAGTCGACGGTCGTCAACCTGCTCGCCCGATTCTACGATCCGACCTCCGGCGAGATCCGAATCGACGGACACGATCTCCGCTCCGTGTCCCTCGCCAGCGTGCGCCGCCAGATGGGCATGGTCCTGCAGGACACGTTCTTGTTTTCCGGCACGCTCATGGACAACATTCGTTACGGCCGGCCCGACGCCACGGACGAGGAGGTCATCGCGGCGGCGAAAGCCGTGTACGCCGACGAATTTATTCGACGGTTTCCAGACGGGTATTTCACGGAGGTGCAGGAGCGCGGCGCCCGCCTGTCTCAAGGCCAGCGCCAGCTCATCTCGTTTGCGCGCGCCATCTTGGCAGATCCCAGGATTCTGATTCTCGACGAAGCCACCGCGAGCATCGATACCTACACGGAGCACCTGATTCAACGCGCCCTCCGCGTGCTGCTCGAAGGGCGGACCTCTTTTGTGGTGGCACACCGCCTTTCGACCATCCGCGAGTCGGATCAGATCCTCGTCTTTGACGGCGGCCGCATTGTCGAACGCGGGCGCCACGACGATCTCATGCGCCGCCGCGGTTTCTACTACAAACTCGTGCAAGCGCAGTACCGCAGTATGATGAGCGAAGGATGA
- the coaA gene encoding type I pantothenate kinase, whose translation MQNQTQAGERFSPFLTLSRDEWSRLRDSTPLLLSEADLAQLHGLNERVSLEEVEEVYLPLSRLLNLYVGATQNLYEATHAFLGHQSRKVPYIIGIAGSVAVGKSTTARIIQALLSRWPNHPKVDLVTTDGFLYPNAELERRGLMQRKGFPESYDTRRLIRFLADIKSGKPRVEAPVYSHIEYDIVRGERIVVEQPDILILEGLNVLQTRMSTSGRPMTIFVSDFFDFSIYVDAPEDLIRGWYIDRFLKLRETAFRDPKSYFRRYADLSDEEAVQTATRIWEEINAKNLRENIAPTKSRADLILAKGAQHRVQEVHLRKI comes from the coding sequence ATGCAGAACCAGACACAGGCCGGCGAGCGTTTTTCTCCGTTCTTAACGTTGTCGCGCGACGAGTGGAGCCGCTTACGCGATTCCACGCCACTCCTTCTCTCGGAGGCAGATCTCGCCCAGCTTCACGGACTGAATGAACGCGTATCCCTCGAGGAAGTCGAAGAGGTCTATCTCCCGCTCTCGCGCCTTTTGAACTTATACGTCGGCGCGACGCAGAATCTCTATGAGGCCACGCACGCATTCCTCGGCCATCAGTCGCGCAAGGTGCCTTACATCATCGGCATTGCGGGAAGTGTCGCCGTCGGCAAAAGCACCACGGCGCGCATTATTCAGGCGCTCTTGTCGCGCTGGCCCAATCACCCGAAGGTCGATCTCGTCACCACCGATGGCTTCCTCTATCCGAATGCCGAACTCGAGCGCCGCGGCTTGATGCAAAGAAAGGGCTTTCCCGAGAGCTACGACACGCGCCGGCTCATCCGCTTTTTGGCTGACATCAAATCCGGCAAACCGCGCGTCGAGGCGCCTGTCTACTCGCACATCGAGTACGACATCGTGCGGGGCGAGCGCATCGTCGTGGAGCAACCCGACATTCTGATTCTGGAAGGGCTCAATGTGCTGCAGACCCGGATGTCTACCAGCGGGCGTCCGATGACGATCTTCGTCTCCGATTTCTTCGATTTCTCCATTTACGTCGATGCGCCCGAGGATCTGATCCGCGGCTGGTACATCGACCGTTTTCTCAAGCTGCGCGAGACAGCGTTCCGCGATCCCAAGTCGTATTTTCGCCGTTACGCCGATCTCTCCGACGAAGAGGCGGTGCAAACGGCGACGCGCATCTGGGAAGAAATTAACGCCAAAAATTTGCGGGAAAACATTGCGCCCACAAAATCCCGGGCTGACCTCATCCTTGCCAAAGGCGCACAGCACCGGGTACAGGAAGTGCATTTGCGCAAGATATGA
- a CDS encoding sugar-binding transcriptional regulator → MQWTEWAAVERIAPELVRAIEHRVRVMQRIDAHAPIGRRALAQAMGQSERTLRTELDYLKQLGLVATSSSGVSLTPEGKALLAELEPLVAELAGRSDLAWRVSALLRIPRVVVVEGDADEDAWVTERIGQAGADLITEVLQDGDIIAVTGGTTVAAVAKAMSSKPLKQRITVVPARGTVGEIVAYQANTIASELAAKLGGSSVLLQISDSLSQKALEQLLDDPYIQERLPIIRQATVVVHGVGDALAMARRRHATEEELRLLVEREAKAEAFGHYFNARGEVVYAMRTIGLRLDDVARARVVIAVAGGQKKAQAIASVANAYRIDVLVTDEGAARRILQLETSAGKERVEHGSEGWH, encoded by the coding sequence ATGCAGTGGACCGAGTGGGCGGCGGTTGAACGGATCGCGCCCGAATTGGTGAGGGCAATCGAGCACCGCGTGCGCGTGATGCAGCGCATCGACGCACACGCGCCCATTGGGCGGCGAGCTTTGGCCCAAGCCATGGGCCAGTCGGAGCGGACGCTTCGCACCGAACTGGACTATTTGAAACAGCTCGGGCTCGTCGCGACGTCTTCGTCTGGGGTCTCGCTGACGCCGGAGGGCAAGGCGCTGCTCGCTGAACTTGAGCCGCTCGTGGCAGAGCTTGCCGGGCGGTCGGACTTGGCGTGGCGCGTTTCGGCGCTTCTTCGCATTCCGCGCGTCGTGGTGGTGGAAGGCGACGCCGATGAAGATGCGTGGGTCACCGAGCGCATTGGCCAGGCCGGCGCGGACCTCATCACCGAGGTGTTGCAGGACGGAGACATCATCGCGGTGACGGGCGGCACGACCGTGGCAGCCGTCGCGAAGGCGATGAGCTCCAAGCCGCTCAAGCAACGCATCACGGTGGTGCCCGCCAGGGGCACGGTTGGCGAGATTGTGGCGTACCAGGCCAACACCATCGCTTCCGAGCTCGCGGCGAAACTCGGCGGATCGTCCGTTCTCTTGCAGATCTCCGACAGCCTGTCCCAAAAGGCGCTCGAACAGCTCTTGGATGACCCCTACATTCAGGAGCGATTGCCCATCATTCGCCAGGCGACGGTTGTCGTGCACGGCGTGGGGGATGCGCTCGCGATGGCCAGGCGGCGTCACGCCACCGAGGAGGAGCTTAGGCTCCTCGTCGAACGGGAGGCGAAGGCCGAGGCCTTCGGGCACTACTTCAACGCGCGCGGCGAAGTCGTCTACGCCATGCGGACCATCGGGCTCCGGCTCGACGACGTCGCGCGGGCGCGGGTCGTGATCGCCGTGGCAGGCGGACAGAAAAAGGCGCAGGCCATCGCCAGCGTGGCAAACGCCTATCGCATCGACGTGTTGGTGACGGATGAAGGCGCAGCGCGCCGCATCTTGCAGCTCGAAACTTCAGCAGGCAAGGAGAGGGTCGAACATGGCAGTGAAGGTTGGCATTAA
- the gap gene encoding type I glyceraldehyde-3-phosphate dehydrogenase, whose protein sequence is MAVKVGINGFGRIGRNVFRAALHNPNIDIVAVNDLTNAETLAALLKYDSVHGILPEDVQAEGNDLVVAGKTVKVFAERDPGAIPWGEIGVDIVIESTGLFTDREKAEVHITKGGAKKVIISAPAKNEDITIVMGVNHEMYDPAKHHVVSNASCTTNCLAPVAKVIDDEFGIVKGLMTTVHSYTNDQRILDLPHSDLRRARAAALSIIPTTTGAAKAVGLVLPHLKGRLNGMAMRVPTPNVSLVDFVAQTKKPVTVEEVNAALKRAAEGPLKGILAYNELPLVSKDYNGDAHSSTVDGLSTMIIDDMVKVIAWYDNEWGYSNRVVDLACYIASKM, encoded by the coding sequence ATGGCAGTGAAGGTTGGCATTAACGGCTTCGGCCGCATTGGCCGCAACGTCTTCCGCGCGGCGCTTCACAATCCGAACATCGATATCGTGGCGGTCAACGACCTGACCAACGCGGAGACACTTGCCGCGCTCCTCAAGTACGACTCGGTGCATGGGATCCTGCCTGAGGATGTCCAGGCCGAGGGCAACGATCTCGTCGTCGCCGGGAAGACCGTGAAGGTGTTCGCGGAGCGGGATCCGGGCGCCATTCCGTGGGGGGAGATCGGCGTCGATATCGTGATCGAGTCGACGGGTCTGTTCACCGACCGCGAAAAGGCGGAGGTGCACATCACGAAGGGTGGCGCGAAGAAGGTCATCATTTCGGCTCCGGCCAAGAACGAGGACATCACCATCGTGATGGGCGTCAACCACGAGATGTACGATCCGGCCAAACATCACGTGGTGTCGAACGCGTCCTGCACGACCAACTGCCTCGCGCCGGTGGCCAAGGTGATTGACGACGAGTTCGGCATCGTGAAGGGCCTCATGACGACGGTGCACTCGTACACGAACGACCAGCGCATCCTTGACCTGCCTCACAGCGATTTGCGCCGCGCTCGCGCCGCTGCGCTCAGCATCATCCCGACGACGACGGGCGCCGCCAAGGCCGTGGGCCTCGTGCTTCCTCACCTGAAGGGCCGCCTCAACGGCATGGCGATGCGCGTGCCGACGCCGAACGTTTCGCTCGTCGACTTCGTGGCGCAGACCAAGAAGCCTGTGACCGTCGAAGAGGTCAATGCCGCGCTGAAGCGCGCAGCGGAAGGTCCGCTGAAGGGCATCCTCGCGTACAACGAGCTGCCGCTCGTGTCCAAGGACTACAACGGCGACGCGCACTCGTCCACGGTCGACGGCCTTTCGACCATGATCATCGACGACATGGTGAAGGTCATCGCCTGGTACGACAACGAGTGGGGTTACTCGAACCGCGTCGTCGATCTCGCCTGCTACATCGCGTCGAAGATGTGA
- a CDS encoding exodeoxyribonuclease III, whose translation MRFVSWNVNGLRACVKKGAFLPYFESVDADVFCVQETKLQAGQIDLAIGDAYQQFWNYADRKGYSGTAVFTRIPPLDVRYGFGDGVDPEGRLITLEFPEFFLVTVYTPNAKRDLSRLPYRLEWEDAFRAYLCALDRAKPVIACGDFNVAHQEIDIKNAKSNRGNSGFTDEERAKMTELLAAGFVDTFRDLYPDVTDKYTWWSNMPGVRERNIGWRIDYFVVSERLRERVREARIDDHVLGSDHCPVVLDISLE comes from the coding sequence GTGAGATTCGTATCGTGGAATGTGAACGGGCTTCGCGCCTGCGTGAAAAAAGGGGCTTTTCTACCGTATTTCGAGTCGGTCGATGCGGACGTGTTCTGCGTGCAGGAGACGAAGCTTCAGGCGGGACAGATTGACCTGGCCATCGGAGACGCGTACCAGCAATTTTGGAACTACGCAGATCGCAAAGGATATTCCGGGACGGCGGTCTTCACGCGGATTCCGCCGCTCGATGTGCGCTACGGATTCGGCGACGGCGTGGACCCCGAAGGGCGCCTGATCACACTGGAGTTTCCCGAGTTCTTCCTTGTCACCGTCTACACGCCGAATGCCAAACGAGACCTGTCGCGCCTGCCGTATCGGCTGGAGTGGGAGGACGCGTTTCGCGCTTATCTCTGCGCGCTGGACCGGGCGAAGCCTGTGATCGCGTGCGGAGACTTTAACGTGGCCCATCAGGAAATCGACATCAAAAATGCAAAATCGAATCGCGGAAACTCGGGATTCACCGACGAAGAGCGCGCCAAGATGACGGAATTGCTCGCCGCCGGCTTCGTGGACACGTTTCGAGATCTGTATCCCGACGTGACGGACAAGTACACCTGGTGGTCGAACATGCCCGGCGTCAGAGAGCGCAACATTGGTTGGCGGATCGACTACTTCGTCGTCAGCGAGCGGCTGCGAGAACGGGTTCGCGAAGCGCGCATTGACGATCACGTCCTAGGCAGCGACCACTGCCCGGTGGTGTTGGACATCTCGCTCGAGTGA